The Actinomycetota bacterium genome contains the following window.
CTCGTGGTCGGTGGCCGGCAGCGCCGCCGATCCGGAGACCAGCAGTCGTGCCCGCGAGATCCCGCCGGCGGTCTCCGGATCGCGTTCGGCGTCGGCAGCCAACCGGTGGTACATGGTGGGGACGCCGAACATCATCGTCGCCGGCCCGGTCAGCTCGGCGGCCACCGCCGCCGACGAGAAGCGCTCCAGGTGGTGGACGGCTCCGCCGAGGCGGAGGGGTCCGAGCACGCCAAGGATCAGCCCGTGGACGTGGAACAGCGGCAGGGCGTGGGCGAGGACGTCGTCGCCCGTCCATTCCCAGGCGGCGGCCAGCGCGTCCAGGTTGGACGAGATCGCCCGCCTGGGCAACGCGACACCCTTGGGCGGCCCGGTCGTCCCCGAGGTGTAGACGATCACCGCCGGAGCCTCGGGCGAGGGCTCGGCGGGCAGGGCACCGCCCCGGGCCGACAGATCGACGTCGACCCGGGGAACGCCGGCCAGCTGTGGGGGAAGCTCGACGCCCTCGGCGGTCAACAGCAGCGCCGGTGCGCTGTCGGCGACGATGTGGGCCAGCTCGCGCTCGCCCGCCTTGGGGTTGATCGGCACCACCGGTACGCCAGCGACCAGGGCGCCGACCACCGCCGCGCAGGTCTCCAGGGCCGGCACCGCCCACACGGCGACGCGGGGCCTGGACTGGAGCAGACCGGCAAGGTGGGTCGCCACGCCGGTCAGCTCCCGGTAGGTCAGGACCCGCTGCCCGAAGCGGATCGCTTCCTGGTCGCTGGGGTCGGCCAGCGGAGGGAGCAGGGTGCCGCCTGCCGTCGGGGTGGTCGAAGCGCTCATCGGGTGCCTCCCGCCCGTCGCGAGACCTCGCGCCCGTCGGCCGCGACGCCGATCATGGATGCTGTCTGAAGGCTAGACCAGCCGAGGGACCCCATGACAGGAGCAGCACCATCGGGCGGGGCGGACCGGCCGGTCCGCCTCAGCGCCGCCGAGCTGATCGACGCGGTCGTCGATCCCGGCTCCTGGCGGAGCTGGGACGAGCCGGCGGTGGCGCCGCACGGCCTCGATCCCAGCTACGCCGCCGACCTGGCCAGGGCGCGGGAACGGACGGGCTTGGACGAGGCCGTCCTCACCGGCACCGGCCGGCTACGCGGCCGCCAGGTGGCGGTGGTCGTGTCCGAATTCGGGTTTCTCGCCGGTTCGATCGGCGTCGCCGCCGGCGAGCGGCTGGTCCGCGCAGTCGAGCGGGCGGGCAGGGAGCGCCTGCCGCTGGTCGCGGCGCCGGCCTCGGGCGGGACCCGCCTGCAGGAGGGCACGGTCGCGTTCCTGCAGATGGTCAAGGTGGCGGCGGCGATCGCCGACCACCGCAGGGCCGGGCTGCCCTACCTGGTCTACCTTCGGCACCCCACCACCGGGGGCGTGCTCGCCTCCTGGGGGTCGCTCGGGCATGTGACCGCGGCCGAGCCGGGGGCGCTGATCGGTTTCCTGGGGCCGCGGGTCTATGAGGCCCTGCACGACCAGCCGTTCCCGCCCGACGTGCAGGTGGCCGAGAACCTCTACGCCAAGGGCCTGGTCGACGCGGTGGTGGCGCCTGAGGAGGTCGCCGAGGTGGCTGCCCGCGTCCTGGATGTGCTGTGCGCCCCCCGCGAGGTCCCACAGGCCGCCGAGCCGCCCGCCGACGACCAGGCGGGCGAGACCCCGGTCGCTGAGTCGATCCGCCGCTCGCGGCGCCCGGACCGGCCGGGGGTGCGGGCCCTGCTCAGGGTGGCCGCGCGGAACGTGACGCCCCTGAGCGGGACCGCCGCCGGGGAGATGGACCCCGGGGTGCTCCTGGTCCTTGCCCGCTTCGGCGCCGTCCCCTGCATCCTCCTGGGGCAGGACCGGCACCGGCAGCGGCGCCAGCAGCCGCTGGGACCAGCCGGGCTGCGCGCGGCCCGGCGTGGCATCCGCATCGCCACCGAACTGGACCTGCCGTTGGTGACGATCGTGGACACGGCCGGGGCGGACCTGTCCAAAGAGGCCGAGGAGGGCGGGCTGGCCGGGGAGATCGCCCGGTGCCTGGCCGACCTGGTGACCCTGCCGGCCCCGACCCTGTGCCTGCTCCTCGGCGAGGGGGCTGGCGGCGGCGCGCTTGCGTTCCTGCCGGCCGACCGCGTCGTCGCGGCCCAGCACGCCTGGCTCTCCCCGCTACCGCCCGAGGGGGCATCGGCCGTCCTGTACCGCACCACCGAGCGGGCGGTCGAGGTCGCCGAGCGGCAAGGCATCGGCGTGGCCGCCCTTCGTGCCCATCGCATCGTCGACCGGGTGGTCCCGGAGCTTCCCGACGCCGCCGACGAGGGTGAGGCGTTCCTGCAACGGGTGGGCGCGGCGCTCGAAGCCGAACTCGGTACCCTGCTCCGGTCCGACCCCTCGGCCCGGTACCGTGAGCGCCGCCGCCGCTACCGCGCGCTCGGGCTGACATGACACTCTGGCGGTCGATGAGAGGAGCGGCGTGAACAGGTTCCACCGCTACTACTGTGGAAGCTCCAGCTGGGCCCGCCTGGTGCAGACGACCCTGGCGCCGGCCGTGCTGGAGGGGACCGACCTGGGCCGGCGGGTGTTGGAGATCGGTCCCGGCCCGGGGCTCACGACCGAGGTTCTGGCCGGGGTGGCGGCGGAGCTGACCGCGGTCGAGATCGACCCGACCCTGGCCAGGGCGACCCGCCACCGGGTGCCGGCCGCGCGCGTCGTGCAGGCGGACGCGACGAGCATGCCCTTCGCCGACGCCGCCTTCAGCGCCGTGGTCTGCCTGACGATGCTGCACCACCTCCCATTCCCCGAACTGCAGGATCGGCTGTTCGCCGAGGTCCGCCGGGTGCTGGCTCCTGGCGGCGTCTTCTGCGGCTCCGACAACCCAGGTCGGGGACTCAAGTTCCGCCTGATCCACCTCGGCGACAATCGGACCGTCGTCGATCCCGCCACCCTTGGGGCGCGACTGCAACGTGCGGGACTCGAGCAGGCGCGGATCCGCACCGGATCGCGGATCGTGTTCCACGCCCACCGCCCCGACAACGACTCGACCTAGCGCCCCTGTGGGGGGTGTGCCCGCAAATCCCTGCCACTCACAACTGGGCGCTGAGGATCACCGCGGCGCGCAACGCAA
Protein-coding sequences here:
- a CDS encoding carboxyl transferase domain-containing protein — translated: MTGAAPSGGADRPVRLSAAELIDAVVDPGSWRSWDEPAVAPHGLDPSYAADLARARERTGLDEAVLTGTGRLRGRQVAVVVSEFGFLAGSIGVAAGERLVRAVERAGRERLPLVAAPASGGTRLQEGTVAFLQMVKVAAAIADHRRAGLPYLVYLRHPTTGGVLASWGSLGHVTAAEPGALIGFLGPRVYEALHDQPFPPDVQVAENLYAKGLVDAVVAPEEVAEVAARVLDVLCAPREVPQAAEPPADDQAGETPVAESIRRSRRPDRPGVRALLRVAARNVTPLSGTAAGEMDPGVLLVLARFGAVPCILLGQDRHRQRRQQPLGPAGLRAARRGIRIATELDLPLVTIVDTAGADLSKEAEEGGLAGEIARCLADLVTLPAPTLCLLLGEGAGGGALAFLPADRVVAAQHAWLSPLPPEGASAVLYRTTERAVEVAERQGIGVAALRAHRIVDRVVPELPDAADEGEAFLQRVGAALEAELGTLLRSDPSARYRERRRRYRALGLT
- a CDS encoding acyl-CoA synthetase — its product is MSASTTPTAGGTLLPPLADPSDQEAIRFGQRVLTYRELTGVATHLAGLLQSRPRVAVWAVPALETCAAVVGALVAGVPVVPINPKAGERELAHIVADSAPALLLTAEGVELPPQLAGVPRVDVDLSARGGALPAEPSPEAPAVIVYTSGTTGPPKGVALPRRAISSNLDALAAAWEWTGDDVLAHALPLFHVHGLILGVLGPLRLGGAVHHLERFSSAAVAAELTGPATMMFGVPTMYHRLAADAERDPETAGGISRARLLVSGSAALPATDHERIAAATGQRVVERYGMTETLMNCAVRAAGDRRPGTVGPPLDGVEVRLIDDDGATIQASDDQTVGEILVRGPNLFLEYLNRPDATAEAVRDGWFHTGDVAVRAPDGYIRIVGRRSVDLIKSGGYKIGAGEIESALGEHPGVAEAAVTGEPDPDLGERIVAWIVPAQARPPEQELIGHVARLLGPHKRPRVVRYLDQLPRNDMGKVMKRDLKDSAPP
- a CDS encoding class I SAM-dependent methyltransferase, with amino-acid sequence MNRFHRYYCGSSSWARLVQTTLAPAVLEGTDLGRRVLEIGPGPGLTTEVLAGVAAELTAVEIDPTLARATRHRVPAARVVQADATSMPFADAAFSAVVCLTMLHHLPFPELQDRLFAEVRRVLAPGGVFCGSDNPGRGLKFRLIHLGDNRTVVDPATLGARLQRAGLEQARIRTGSRIVFHAHRPDNDST